Proteins from one Burkholderia oklahomensis C6786 genomic window:
- a CDS encoding NAD-dependent epimerase/dehydratase family protein, protein MQGAHGSYNAFLRINRYTMIATRILRRPRVLIVGCGDVGMRCAAQLRARRQNLRIVALTSRRARCAELRAAGVVPVVGDLDERATLARIARIARIASVVLHLAPPQATGDVDRRTQALVAALASPRRPSRQLAPAYGRLRAGRAAAGSAWPPFQATGIVPDALSRPVVVYASTSGVYGDCGGARVDETRPVRPANPRARRRVSAERQLRRATVRGALSARIVRIPGIYAANRLPLARLEKGTPALVEADDVYTNHIHADDLASILLRAAARGKPARVVHASDDTELKMGDYFELVARAFGMRNPPRITRAEAERQLEPMLLSFMRESRRLANARMKRELRVTLRYPTVDDFLRTAAAPRPIK, encoded by the coding sequence GTGCAAGGCGCACACGGCAGCTACAATGCATTCCTACGGATCAATCGATACACCATGATTGCGACACGAATCCTGCGCAGGCCGCGCGTATTGATCGTCGGCTGCGGCGACGTCGGCATGCGCTGCGCCGCGCAGTTGCGCGCGCGGCGCCAGAACCTGCGCATCGTCGCGCTGACGAGCCGGCGGGCGCGTTGCGCCGAACTGCGGGCGGCGGGCGTCGTGCCCGTCGTCGGCGATCTGGACGAGCGCGCGACGCTCGCACGGATCGCGCGGATCGCGCGGATCGCGAGCGTCGTGCTGCATCTCGCGCCGCCGCAGGCGACGGGCGACGTCGACCGCAGAACGCAGGCGCTCGTCGCTGCGCTCGCGTCGCCGCGGCGGCCGTCGCGTCAGCTCGCGCCGGCGTACGGCAGGCTGCGCGCGGGGCGGGCCGCTGCCGGATCGGCCTGGCCGCCTTTTCAGGCAACGGGTATTGTACCCGACGCCTTGTCGCGTCCCGTCGTCGTCTACGCGAGCACGAGCGGCGTCTATGGCGATTGCGGCGGCGCACGGGTTGACGAAACGCGTCCGGTGCGGCCTGCGAATCCGCGCGCCCGACGTCGCGTGTCGGCCGAGCGTCAATTGCGCCGCGCGACCGTGCGCGGCGCGCTGTCCGCGCGCATCGTGCGGATTCCCGGCATCTACGCGGCGAACCGGCTGCCGCTCGCGCGGCTCGAGAAGGGGACGCCGGCCCTCGTCGAGGCCGACGACGTCTATACCAACCATATCCATGCCGACGATCTCGCGTCGATCCTGCTGCGCGCCGCGGCGCGCGGCAAGCCTGCGCGGGTCGTCCATGCGAGCGACGACACCGAGCTGAAGATGGGGGATTATTTCGAGCTGGTCGCGCGCGCATTCGGCATGCGCAACCCGCCGCGCATCACACGTGCCGAGGCGGAGCGACAGCTCGAGCCGATGCTGCTGTCGTTCATGCGCGAGTCGCGACGGCTCGCGAACGCGAGGATGAAGCGCGAATTGCGCGTCACGCTGCGCTATCCGACCGTCGACGATTTCCTGCGCACCGCGGCCGCGCCGCGCCCGATCAAGTGA
- a CDS encoding GNAT family acetyltransferase has translation MSTTLVADDVAIRPFEHGDTDAVLAVWRDAFPAYSDTSTPHRDPRRSIALKLATQPELFFVAIARGRVAGTVMAGYDGHRGWLYSLAVERDARRLGIGRALLAHAEAALAALGCPKVNLQVLPGNDDACRFYEALGYSAEERISFGKRLAPD, from the coding sequence ATGTCGACCACGCTCGTTGCCGACGACGTCGCGATCCGGCCGTTCGAGCACGGCGACACCGATGCCGTGCTTGCCGTGTGGCGCGACGCATTTCCCGCGTACTCCGACACGAGCACGCCGCATCGCGATCCGCGACGCTCGATCGCGCTCAAGCTCGCGACGCAGCCGGAGCTGTTCTTCGTCGCGATCGCCCGCGGGCGCGTCGCCGGGACCGTGATGGCCGGCTACGACGGCCACCGCGGCTGGCTGTATTCGCTCGCCGTCGAGCGCGACGCGCGGCGGCTCGGCATCGGCCGCGCGCTGCTCGCGCATGCGGAAGCGGCGCTCGCCGCGCTCGGCTGCCCGAAAGTGAACCTGCAGGTGCTGCCCGGCAACGACGACGCGTGCCGATTCTACGAAGCGCTCGGCTATAGCGCGGAAGAGCGGATCTCGTTCGGCAAGCGGCTCGCGCCGGATTGA
- the copC gene encoding copper homeostasis periplasmic binding protein CopC encodes MTITMTSVARRGLAAALALALSSVAFAHAKPEKTDPPANAAVAAPQAVSIDFTETLEPAFSSIVVVDAAGAPAAAAKAVVDASDRKRMSVALKPLQAGAYTVKWVAVATDGHRTQGSYKFTVK; translated from the coding sequence ATGACAATCACGATGACTTCCGTCGCGCGGCGCGGCCTTGCCGCCGCGCTCGCGCTCGCGCTGTCGAGCGTCGCGTTCGCGCACGCGAAACCCGAAAAGACCGATCCGCCCGCGAACGCCGCGGTCGCCGCACCGCAGGCCGTGTCGATCGACTTCACCGAAACGCTCGAGCCGGCGTTCAGCTCGATCGTCGTCGTCGACGCGGCGGGCGCGCCGGCCGCGGCCGCGAAGGCGGTCGTCGACGCATCCGATCGCAAGCGCATGTCGGTCGCGCTCAAGCCGCTGCAGGCGGGCGCGTATACGGTCAAGTGGGTTGCGGTCGCGACCGACGGCCATCGCACGCAGGGCAGCTACAAGTTCACCGTGAAATAA
- a CDS encoding CDP-6-deoxy-delta-3,4-glucoseen reductase: MAFNVTLKQSGRQFQVEADETVLAAALRQNVHLPYGCKNGACGSCKGTIVQGQFEQGPHSSSALSNDERTRGLALLCCSKPQSDLEVDVREIAGVDGVQVKKLPCRVAALERRADDVIVLRLQLPANERLQYLAGQYIEFILKDGTRRSYSMATAPHDEGPIELHIRHMAGGKFTDHVFGAMKERDILRFEGPLGTFFLREDSDKPIVLLASGTGFAPIKAIIEHAHHLKLGRPMTLYWGARRKKDLYLLDIAEQWAKEIPNFEFVPVLSEPDASDAWTGRTGFVHRAVIEDLPDLSGYQVYACGAPVMVESAQRDFTQHHSLPADEFYADSFTSAADLAHAV; encoded by the coding sequence ATGGCTTTTAACGTAACCCTCAAGCAAAGCGGCCGGCAGTTCCAGGTCGAAGCCGACGAAACCGTGCTCGCGGCGGCGCTGCGTCAGAACGTCCATCTGCCCTACGGCTGCAAGAACGGCGCGTGCGGCTCGTGCAAGGGCACGATCGTGCAAGGCCAGTTCGAGCAGGGACCGCACTCCTCGTCGGCGCTGTCGAACGACGAGCGCACGCGCGGCCTCGCGCTGCTGTGCTGCTCGAAGCCGCAGAGCGACCTCGAAGTCGACGTGCGCGAGATCGCGGGCGTCGACGGCGTCCAGGTGAAGAAGCTGCCGTGCCGCGTCGCGGCGCTCGAGCGCCGCGCGGACGACGTGATCGTGCTGAGGCTGCAGCTACCGGCGAACGAGCGCCTGCAGTATCTCGCCGGCCAGTACATCGAATTCATCCTGAAGGACGGCACGCGCCGCAGCTACTCGATGGCGACCGCGCCGCACGACGAAGGCCCGATCGAGCTGCACATCCGCCACATGGCGGGCGGCAAGTTCACCGACCACGTGTTCGGCGCGATGAAGGAGCGCGACATCCTGCGCTTCGAAGGCCCGCTCGGCACGTTCTTCCTGCGCGAGGATTCGGACAAGCCGATCGTGCTGCTCGCGTCCGGCACGGGCTTCGCGCCGATCAAGGCGATCATCGAGCACGCGCATCATCTGAAGCTCGGGCGCCCGATGACGCTCTACTGGGGCGCGCGCCGCAAGAAGGATCTGTATCTGCTCGACATCGCCGAGCAATGGGCGAAGGAGATCCCGAACTTCGAGTTCGTGCCGGTGCTCTCCGAGCCCGACGCGAGCGACGCCTGGACGGGCCGCACGGGCTTCGTGCACCGCGCGGTGATCGAGGATCTGCCGGATCTGTCCGGCTACCAGGTGTACGCGTGCGGCGCGCCGGTGATGGTCGAATCCGCGCAGCGCGACTTCACGCAGCACCACAGCCTGCCCGCCGACGAGTTCTATGCGGACTCGTTTACGAGCGCCGCAGACCTCGCCCACGCCGTCTGA
- a CDS encoding pseudouridine synthase, with protein sequence MDLESILFTQGFGSRRQCRALVEAGRVAVGGATCTDAHASFDTARLAFEVDGVAWPYHARAYVVLNKPAGYECSREPQHHSSVFRLLPPQFAERGVQCVGRLDQDTTGLLLLSDDGQFVHAYTSPKRKVPKTYVATVRHPLDDALLDALRAGVLLHGEPKPIAAVAAHARGERLLEMTVAEGKYHQVKRMVAAASNRVEALHRASIGGFTLPADLAEGAWRWLDECDLAALRDTAKTLSG encoded by the coding sequence ATGGATCTCGAAAGCATTCTGTTTACGCAAGGCTTCGGGTCGCGCCGCCAGTGCCGCGCGCTCGTCGAAGCAGGACGCGTCGCCGTCGGCGGCGCGACGTGCACCGACGCGCACGCGTCGTTCGACACCGCCCGCCTCGCGTTCGAAGTCGACGGCGTCGCGTGGCCGTACCACGCACGCGCGTACGTCGTGCTCAACAAACCGGCGGGCTACGAGTGCTCGCGCGAGCCGCAGCATCATTCGAGCGTCTTCCGCCTGCTGCCGCCGCAGTTCGCCGAGCGCGGCGTCCAGTGCGTCGGCCGACTCGATCAGGACACGACGGGCCTCCTGCTGCTGTCCGACGACGGCCAGTTCGTCCACGCGTACACGTCGCCGAAGCGCAAGGTGCCGAAGACCTATGTCGCGACGGTGCGCCACCCGCTCGACGACGCGCTGCTCGACGCGCTGCGCGCGGGCGTGCTGCTGCACGGCGAGCCGAAGCCGATCGCCGCGGTCGCCGCGCACGCCCGAGGAGAACGACTCCTCGAAATGACGGTCGCCGAAGGGAAATATCACCAGGTGAAGCGGATGGTCGCGGCGGCGAGCAACCGCGTCGAGGCGCTGCATCGCGCGAGCATCGGCGGCTTCACGCTGCCGGCGGATCTCGCCGAAGGCGCGTGGCGCTGGCTCGACGAATGCGATCTGGCCGCATTGCGCGACACGGCGAAAACCCTGTCAGGGTAA
- a CDS encoding DUF2278 family protein — protein sequence MSLDYGFVKAKIKAVAGLKAARRANETQYHVHLTLALPDGDWDVAINVGTNDADDLLKYKLVYDFHHPVTRTLAAAAEGYVDLTNGDALPALDYVRSDVLSETGAWRVSDVMDGTEHPEPIPSVLRLVDAAHQQNLDLYVFGRTYVEGNGIHDTHMNQGSTGPHFLHQAGDDANDHNDVWQDGALLVDLGGEQWAAYFAAFEQQAVPTDSLGNPLPGAGPIS from the coding sequence ATGAGCCTCGATTACGGTTTCGTGAAAGCGAAGATCAAAGCGGTCGCGGGTCTGAAGGCGGCGAGGCGCGCGAACGAGACGCAGTATCACGTCCACCTGACGCTCGCGTTGCCCGACGGCGACTGGGACGTCGCGATCAATGTCGGCACCAACGACGCGGACGACTTGCTCAAGTACAAGCTCGTCTACGATTTTCATCATCCGGTCACGCGGACACTCGCCGCCGCCGCGGAAGGCTACGTCGACCTGACGAACGGCGATGCGCTGCCGGCGCTCGATTACGTGCGCAGCGACGTCCTGAGCGAAACGGGGGCGTGGCGGGTCAGCGACGTGATGGACGGCACCGAGCATCCGGAACCGATTCCGTCGGTGTTGCGGCTCGTCGACGCCGCGCATCAGCAGAATCTCGATCTGTACGTGTTCGGGCGCACGTACGTCGAAGGCAACGGGATTCACGACACGCACATGAACCAGGGATCGACCGGCCCGCATTTTCTGCATCAGGCGGGCGACGACGCGAACGACCACAACGACGTGTGGCAGGACGGCGCGCTGCTCGTCGATCTCGGCGGCGAGCAGTGGGCCGCGTATTTCGCCGCGTTCGAGCAGCAGGCGGTGCCGACCGACAGCCTCGGCAACCCGTTGCCGGGCGCGGGGCCGATTTCGTAG
- a CDS encoding acetylornithine transaminase, with protein MPLNDYPIDSLMYITNRPDIVFTHGKGSWLYDHTGKRYLDFIQGWAVNCLGHCNDGLVQALQAQAEKLLNPSPAFYNEPMAKLASLLTQHSVFDKVFFANSGAEANEGAIKLARKWGRKFKNGAYEIITFDHSFHGRTLATMSASGKAGWDTIYAPQVPGFPKAEINNINSVEKLISDKTVAVMLEPIQGEGGVIPASNEFMQQLRALTKQHDLLLIVDEVQSGCGRAGTLFAYELANIEPDIMTLGKGIGGGAPLAALLSKADVAVFEAGDQGGTYNGNPLMTAAGYAVISQLVAPGFLEGVRARGEYLKRKLLELSEERGFGGERGEGLLRALLLGKDIGPQIVEKARDMQPDGLLLNAARPNLLRFMPALNVTNEEIDQMMAMLRSVLDSL; from the coding sequence ATGCCGCTGAACGACTACCCGATCGACTCGCTGATGTACATCACGAACCGCCCCGACATCGTGTTTACGCACGGCAAGGGCTCGTGGCTCTACGACCACACCGGCAAGCGCTACCTGGACTTCATCCAGGGTTGGGCGGTCAACTGCCTCGGCCATTGCAACGACGGCCTCGTCCAGGCGCTGCAGGCACAGGCGGAAAAGCTGCTGAACCCGTCGCCCGCGTTCTACAACGAGCCGATGGCGAAGCTCGCGAGCCTGCTCACGCAGCACAGCGTGTTCGACAAGGTGTTCTTCGCGAACAGCGGCGCGGAAGCGAACGAAGGCGCGATCAAGCTCGCACGCAAATGGGGCCGCAAATTCAAGAACGGCGCGTACGAGATCATCACGTTCGACCACAGCTTCCACGGCCGCACGCTCGCGACGATGTCCGCGAGCGGCAAGGCCGGATGGGACACGATCTACGCGCCGCAGGTGCCGGGCTTCCCGAAGGCCGAGATCAACAACATCAACTCGGTCGAGAAGCTGATCAGCGACAAGACCGTCGCCGTGATGCTCGAGCCGATCCAGGGCGAAGGCGGCGTGATCCCGGCGTCGAACGAGTTCATGCAGCAGTTGCGCGCGCTGACGAAGCAGCACGATCTCCTCCTCATCGTCGACGAAGTGCAGAGCGGCTGCGGCCGCGCGGGCACGCTGTTCGCATACGAGCTCGCGAACATCGAGCCGGACATCATGACGCTCGGCAAGGGCATCGGCGGCGGCGCGCCGCTCGCGGCGCTGCTGTCGAAGGCGGACGTCGCGGTGTTCGAGGCGGGCGACCAGGGCGGCACCTACAACGGCAACCCGCTGATGACGGCCGCCGGCTACGCGGTGATCTCGCAGCTCGTCGCGCCGGGCTTTCTCGAAGGCGTGCGCGCGCGCGGCGAATACCTGAAGCGCAAGCTGCTCGAGCTGTCGGAAGAGCGCGGCTTCGGGGGCGAGCGCGGCGAAGGCCTGTTGCGCGCGCTGCTGCTCGGCAAGGACATCGGCCCGCAGATCGTCGAGAAGGCGCGCGACATGCAGCCGGACGGCCTGCTGCTGAACGCCGCGCGTCCGAACCTGCTGCGCTTCATGCCGGCGCTCAACGTGACGAACGAAGAGATCGACCAGATGATGGCGATGCTGCGTTCGGTGCTCGACTCGCTCTGA